A genomic window from Phyllopteryx taeniolatus isolate TA_2022b chromosome 2, UOR_Ptae_1.2, whole genome shotgun sequence includes:
- the LOC133474111 gene encoding uncharacterized protein LOC133474111 gives MAVLPHLPENKARITSVFGNVLQMDSTKKMVKKLAGAAAGTAAWVTNAENEHRQELMSGLTVAEGVGLSSGLMRRYREAGQLLYVDRDCCSATGKSKVAAMFADWKELMVRLDVWHLMRRFARGVTTDGHILYGPFMARLSLAIFEWDAEDSNLLRWAKQPVDGSRPVTLSVKELARHCRRRTRGAEETERLIHEVLDHFWEAKDTMGMALLDQARTRHICYTQCQHMACIQDPPVVTLYTKAGEVTRGGIKLPIFRCA, from the exons ATGGCGGTGCTTCCACACCTTCCTGAGAACAAGGCCCGCATCACATCGGTCTTCGGGAACGTGCTGCAGATGGACTCCACCAAGAAG ATGGTCAAGAAGCTTGCGGGGGCGGCCGCCGGAACCGCCGCCTGGGTCACCAACGCAGAGAACGAGCACAGGCAGGAGCTCATGTCCGGGCTCACTGTCGCCGAGGGCGTAGGGCTGTCGAGCGGACTGATGCGGCGGTACAGGGAGGCGGGACAGCTTCTGTACGTGGACCGCGACTGCTGCTCCGCCACCGGGAAGAGCAAG GTCGCGGCCATGTTCGCCGATTGGAAGGAGCTGATGGTGCGGCTGGACGTGTGGCACCTCATGCGGCGCTTCGCCAGGGGGGTGACCACAGACGGCCACATCCTCTACGGTCCCTTCATGGCCCGGCTGTCCCTGGCCATCTTCGAGTGGGACGCAGAGGACAGCAACCTGCTGAGATGGGCCAAGCAGCCTGTGGACGGCAGCCGACCGGTCACTCTTTCGGTCAAGGAGCTGGCCCGACACTGCCGTCGCCGCACCAGAGGGGCCGAGGAGACGGAGCGGCTCATCCATGAGGTGCTGGACCACTTCTGGGAGGCCAAGGATACCATGGGCATGGCTCTCCTAGACCAGGCCAGGACTCGGCACATCTGTTACACGCAGTGCCAGCACATGGCCTGCATCCAGGACCCGCCCGTCGTCACCTTATACACCAAGGCGGGGGAGGTGACGAGAGGCGGCATCAAGCTTCCGATCTTCAGGTGCGCGTGA